The following coding sequences are from one Treponema parvum window:
- the cas9 gene encoding type II CRISPR RNA-guided endonuclease Cas9 (Cas9, originally named Csn1, is the large, multifunctional signature protein of type II CRISPR/Cas systems. It is well known even to general audiences because its RNA-guided endonuclease activity has made it a popular tool for custom editing of eukaryotic genomes.), producing MKVLGLDIGTNSIGWGIVDEAAKKIVKCGVYIFPEGVKKEKGNESSKAAERTAFRSARRLKFRRRLRKYETLKVLIKNGMCPLTMEELDLWKTSKIYPSSTAYLNWYRTDELKSWEPYFLRKKCVEQKADPYEQGRAFYHLAQRRGFLSNRKEAAKESEDKDVKGIKGQMNELSELKGDKTLGQYFYELKQSGERVRGKYTSRKDHYEQEFNKICEVQNISDELKESLYKAIFYQRKLKSQKFLVGKCTLEPDKPRCPVSHFEFEEFRMLQFINSIRVARNCNEDDKQPFEPLTEEEREIIKPLFFRISKRSFHFADISKKLAGKKEFWKFNYRDDTNVSGCPVSTGLKNIFGDDWKNIQIGRYDINDIWHVLFDFDDDEKLREFAVDKLLLDDEKAGKYCAVYLAQGYASLSLKAIRKIIPFLKKGYVYSTAVFLANIPSMIGKEVFEKNEADIEKAVQEILSTLKDKNNVRVLVNRCLEAVFKDAKHDFHTEEWNKSIIDIQACDLFGKKSWEERSVEKQNNVREEAIKLVEESLKLAVTKNADNYKYPMLRTDDLIEEYLTSKGFEIKKGAKLYHPSDQDFGLEKPVLGDDGKEYLSSPRTSSVKNPVAMRALYQLKKLVNYLIKTDEIDGSTRINVELANEVNDKNWRKAIGEFQRKNELRNIDYKKQISGLCKEAGFEINPTDSDIKKFRLWKEQKEKCPYTGKSISIVDLFGKVPKFDFEHTIPRSLSYDDSLENLTLCDSDFNRNVKKQHIPSELPNFEEICARFKGFYKDEIDRCESIISRNSNHVGYIDPAAKDSMIVRRHEAQLELRYYKEKLKRFTATEITSDFKNSQLNDTRIITKLALKYLRQVFDSVQPVKGTMTDIFKRQWGLLDRDEVKDRSNYIHHAVDALTVACVSRAKFNLLSHEMKNGEEKNHINFAKPWESFDKDVVLAVRYIIPKHFVDDNSLRQSKKILRRRGGLNSGKTVYIQCSTARGSLHKDTFYGCIMTVPEKGLASKKIFVERVPAFGLTEDIAEKIVDKKIKDVFINNIKTGIQTENDIQEKGILLPFKKNGKDVYVRHIRVKAKPTEPVKLKAHHNVIKKNPKEYKQHYYVVNEENYLVALYRGMSADGKKLSKHSVLNLLDAVKNKRSGKELYPNEIEEGQNRLPLYKVLKVGKIVLLQNNYGEDVFGLPKEHIWNRLYRIAGLAKSGERVFIGLAHITSSKPWKYIKGEYDLNTGVEFRRYQSNNFIGLVEGTDFTVSPAGEIVKK from the coding sequence ATGAAAGTTTTAGGCCTTGATATCGGTACGAATTCCATAGGCTGGGGCATTGTAGATGAGGCGGCAAAGAAAATTGTTAAGTGCGGCGTTTATATATTCCCTGAAGGCGTAAAAAAAGAAAAAGGAAATGAAAGTTCAAAGGCTGCGGAAAGGACGGCCTTTAGATCCGCCAGAAGGCTTAAATTTCGAAGAAGGCTTAGAAAATATGAAACGCTAAAGGTTTTAATAAAAAACGGCATGTGTCCGCTAACTATGGAAGAGCTTGATCTTTGGAAGACTTCAAAGATTTATCCTTCTTCAACAGCGTATCTAAACTGGTACAGAACGGATGAATTAAAAAGCTGGGAGCCTTATTTTCTCAGGAAAAAATGCGTTGAGCAGAAGGCGGATCCTTATGAACAGGGGAGGGCTTTTTATCATCTTGCACAGAGGCGCGGTTTTTTAAGCAACAGAAAAGAAGCGGCAAAGGAAAGCGAGGATAAGGATGTAAAGGGCATTAAAGGCCAGATGAATGAGCTTTCCGAATTAAAAGGCGATAAAACTTTAGGCCAATATTTTTATGAATTAAAACAATCCGGTGAAAGAGTAAGAGGAAAATATACTTCAAGAAAAGATCATTACGAGCAGGAATTTAATAAAATATGTGAAGTGCAAAATATTTCCGATGAGCTAAAGGAATCTTTATATAAAGCTATTTTTTATCAGCGAAAGCTGAAATCGCAGAAATTCCTTGTCGGTAAATGCACTTTGGAGCCTGACAAGCCGCGTTGTCCTGTTTCGCATTTTGAATTTGAAGAATTCCGAATGCTGCAATTTATTAACAGCATTCGAGTCGCCAGAAATTGTAATGAGGATGACAAACAGCCTTTTGAACCTCTTACGGAAGAAGAAAGAGAAATCATAAAACCTCTGTTTTTTAGAATATCGAAACGGAGTTTTCATTTTGCGGACATTTCTAAAAAACTTGCAGGAAAAAAAGAATTCTGGAAATTCAATTATCGAGACGATACGAACGTTTCAGGCTGTCCGGTTTCTACCGGATTAAAAAATATTTTCGGCGATGACTGGAAAAACATACAGATCGGGCGATATGACATAAATGACATTTGGCATGTTCTTTTTGATTTTGACGATGATGAAAAACTTCGTGAATTTGCTGTCGATAAACTGCTTTTGGACGATGAAAAGGCCGGTAAGTATTGCGCCGTTTACTTAGCGCAAGGGTATGCGAGTCTCAGTTTAAAAGCTATCAGAAAAATAATCCCGTTTTTAAAAAAAGGCTATGTTTATTCTACCGCCGTTTTTCTTGCCAATATTCCTTCAATGATCGGTAAAGAAGTTTTTGAAAAAAACGAGGCGGATATTGAAAAAGCCGTGCAAGAAATTTTAAGCACGCTGAAGGATAAAAACAATGTGCGTGTGCTTGTCAACCGCTGCCTTGAAGCGGTTTTTAAAGACGCAAAGCACGATTTTCATACGGAAGAGTGGAATAAATCGATTATCGATATTCAAGCTTGCGATTTGTTCGGAAAGAAATCTTGGGAAGAGCGTTCTGTTGAAAAGCAAAATAACGTCAGGGAAGAAGCCATAAAACTTGTAGAAGAAAGTCTTAAACTTGCAGTGACAAAAAATGCCGACAATTACAAATATCCAATGCTAAGAACGGACGATCTTATTGAAGAATACCTTACATCAAAAGGATTTGAAATTAAAAAAGGCGCGAAACTTTATCATCCTTCCGATCAGGACTTCGGTTTGGAAAAACCTGTTTTAGGCGACGACGGAAAAGAATATCTTTCCTCTCCGAGGACTTCAAGCGTAAAAAATCCCGTGGCGATGAGAGCCTTGTATCAGCTTAAAAAGCTTGTAAATTACCTTATAAAAACCGATGAAATTGACGGTTCCACGCGGATTAACGTTGAGCTTGCAAATGAGGTAAACGACAAAAACTGGCGCAAAGCCATTGGGGAATTCCAGCGGAAAAATGAGTTAAGAAATATAGACTATAAAAAACAGATTTCCGGACTTTGCAAAGAAGCCGGATTTGAAATCAATCCTACCGACTCGGATATTAAAAAATTCCGTCTTTGGAAAGAGCAAAAAGAAAAATGCCCGTACACCGGAAAATCCATAAGTATTGTCGACTTGTTCGGTAAAGTACCTAAATTTGATTTTGAACACACAATTCCGCGAAGTTTGTCTTACGACGATTCTCTTGAAAACCTTACCCTCTGCGACAGTGATTTTAACAGGAACGTTAAAAAGCAACACATTCCGTCCGAATTGCCGAATTTTGAAGAAATATGCGCGCGTTTTAAAGGATTTTACAAGGACGAAATCGACAGGTGCGAAAGCATAATTAGCAGAAATTCAAATCATGTCGGTTATATTGATCCTGCCGCAAAAGATTCCATGATCGTAAGAAGACATGAGGCTCAGTTGGAACTTCGTTATTACAAAGAAAAGCTAAAGCGATTTACTGCGACGGAAATTACTTCCGACTTTAAAAACAGTCAATTAAACGATACCCGCATAATTACAAAACTTGCCTTGAAATATTTAAGACAGGTATTCGATTCTGTTCAGCCGGTCAAGGGAACTATGACAGACATATTTAAGCGGCAATGGGGATTGCTTGACAGAGATGAGGTAAAAGACCGTTCTAATTACATACATCACGCTGTCGACGCTTTGACGGTCGCCTGTGTAAGCAGGGCGAAGTTCAATTTACTCTCTCATGAAATGAAAAACGGTGAAGAGAAAAATCATATTAACTTTGCAAAACCTTGGGAGTCCTTTGATAAGGATGTCGTTTTAGCCGTCCGATATATCATTCCAAAACATTTTGTCGATGATAATTCTTTAAGGCAATCTAAGAAGATTTTAAGACGAAGAGGCGGTTTAAATAGCGGAAAAACGGTTTACATTCAGTGTTCAACGGCAAGGGGTTCTCTGCATAAAGATACTTTTTACGGCTGCATCATGACTGTGCCTGAAAAAGGCCTTGCAAGTAAAAAGATTTTTGTTGAGCGAGTTCCCGCTTTTGGTCTTACGGAAGATATTGCTGAAAAAATCGTCGATAAAAAAATTAAAGATGTTTTTATCAACAATATAAAAACCGGGATCCAAACCGAAAACGACATACAGGAAAAAGGAATTTTGCTTCCCTTCAAGAAAAACGGAAAGGACGTTTATGTTCGTCACATAAGGGTAAAGGCAAAACCCACGGAGCCCGTTAAATTAAAAGCACATCATAATGTCATTAAAAAAAATCCGAAAGAATATAAGCAGCATTATTATGTCGTGAATGAAGAAAATTATTTAGTCGCATTATATAGAGGAATGTCCGCCGACGGAAAAAAGTTAAGCAAGCATTCGGTTTTAAATCTTCTTGACGCCGTTAAAAATAAACGGAGCGGAAAAGAGTTATATCCGAATGAAATCGAAGAAGGGCAAAATAGGCTTCCATTGTATAAGGTGCTGAAAGTGGGAAAAATCGTACTGCTTCAAAATAACTATGGTGAAGACGTATTCGGTCTTCCTAAAGAGCATATATGGAATCGTTTGTACAGAATTGCCGGATTGGCTAAATCCGGAGAACGTGTTTTCATAGGACTGGCGCATATCACAAGTTCAAAGCCTTGGAAATATATTAAAGGCGAATATGATTTGAATACGGGCGTTGAATTCCGCCGTTACCAGAGCAATAATTTTATAGGACTTGTAGAAGGGACGGATTTTACCGTTTCGCCTGCCGGAGAAATTGTAAAGAAATAA
- a CDS encoding RidA family protein, with product MSDVYAKLKELKITLPSPPPKGGIYTPVMEFGNKLLYCSGCGPDLGNGNTVKGKVGKELSLEDGQKAAYNCMLNLLANLEEKLGDLNKIKRFVKVLAFVNSSDDFDKQPQVVNGGSELIFKLFGEEAGLPARSAIGVNALPGGIACEIEMLVEYC from the coding sequence ATGTCGGATGTTTATGCAAAATTAAAAGAATTGAAAATTACGCTTCCTTCTCCGCCGCCGAAGGGAGGAATCTACACTCCTGTGATGGAATTCGGCAACAAGCTTTTATACTGCTCAGGCTGCGGTCCCGACCTCGGTAACGGCAACACCGTAAAAGGAAAAGTAGGAAAAGAATTGAGTCTCGAAGACGGACAAAAGGCCGCGTATAACTGCATGCTTAACCTGCTTGCCAATCTGGAAGAAAAACTCGGCGACCTTAATAAAATAAAGAGGTTTGTAAAAGTTCTCGCCTTTGTAAATTCTTCGGACGACTTTGATAAGCAACCGCAGGTCGTAAACGGCGGATCCGAATTGATCTTTAAACTTTTCGGAGAAGAGGCCGGACTTCCTGCGAGAAGCGCGATCGGAGTAAATGCGCTCCCCGGCGGAATCGCATGCGAGATCGAAATGCTCGTAGAATACTGCTGA